From Thermus neutrinimicus, the proteins below share one genomic window:
- the minE gene encoding cell division topological specificity factor MinE gives MWWRRKSKEKAKERLKLVLAYDRAKLSPGLVENLKRDLLEVLRRYFPAQEEGLSVALEERGEKMVLVADIPLR, from the coding sequence ATGTGGTGGCGTAGGAAGAGCAAGGAGAAGGCCAAGGAAAGGCTCAAGCTGGTCCTGGCCTACGACCGGGCCAAGCTTTCCCCGGGCCTGGTGGAGAACCTGAAGCGGGACCTCCTGGAGGTGCTTCGCCGCTACTTCCCCGCCCAGGAGGAGGGCCTCAGCGTGGCCCTCGAGGAGCGGGGGGAGAAGATGGTCCTGGTCGCCGACATCCCCTTGCGGTAG
- the minD gene encoding septum site-determining protein MinD, with protein MRARAIVVTSGKGGVGKTTTTANLGAALAKLGEKVAVVDVDVGLRNLDVVMGLEGRVVFDLIDVLEGRAKVRQALIRDKRIENLFLLPASQTKDKEALDPARFRELVQHLLTEEGFDRVLIDSPAGIEKGFQTAATPAEGALVVVNPEVSSVRDADRIIGLLEAREVRENFLIINRLRPKMVARGDMLSVEDVVEILGLKPIGIIPEDEQVLISTNQGEPLVLKGTSPAALAYMDTARRLRGEEVPFRNLEDSQGFLAVIRRLFGGR; from the coding sequence GTGAGAGCAAGAGCCATCGTGGTGACATCGGGTAAGGGCGGCGTGGGGAAGACCACCACCACCGCCAACCTGGGGGCGGCTTTGGCCAAACTGGGGGAGAAGGTGGCGGTGGTGGACGTGGACGTGGGCCTCAGGAACCTGGATGTGGTCATGGGCCTCGAGGGGAGGGTGGTCTTTGACCTGATCGACGTGTTGGAGGGACGGGCCAAGGTGCGCCAGGCCTTGATCCGGGATAAGCGCATCGAGAACCTCTTCTTGCTCCCCGCCTCCCAGACCAAGGACAAGGAGGCCCTGGACCCCGCAAGGTTCCGGGAACTGGTCCAGCACCTTCTCACGGAGGAGGGGTTTGACCGGGTGCTCATAGACTCCCCCGCCGGCATCGAAAAGGGTTTCCAGACCGCCGCCACCCCGGCGGAAGGGGCCTTGGTGGTGGTGAACCCGGAGGTGAGCAGCGTGCGGGATGCCGACCGCATCATCGGCCTCCTCGAGGCCCGGGAGGTCCGGGAAAACTTCCTCATCATCAACCGCCTGCGGCCCAAGATGGTGGCCCGGGGGGATATGCTCTCCGTGGAGGACGTGGTGGAGATCCTGGGGCTTAAGCCCATCGGGATCATCCCCGAGGACGAGCAGGTGCTCATCTCCACCAACCAGGGCGAGCCTTTAGTGCTAAAGGGTACAAGCCCCGCCGCCCTCGCCTACATGGACACCGCCCGGCGCCTTAGGGGCGAGGAGGTGCCCTTCCGCAACCTGGAGGATAGCCAGGGCTTTCTGGCGGTGATCCGTAGGCTCTTTGGAGGTCGCTGA
- a CDS encoding winged helix-turn-helix transcriptional regulator has translation MALSKNTRKVLKVLARRGAPEVLLALSRGTSRFSDLESFLGLSPRTLAERLRELHLLGFVQRQAYPEVPPRVEYLLTPRGKRVLEFLSELDGILDMVQEGKR, from the coding sequence ATGGCCCTCTCCAAGAACACCCGCAAGGTGCTCAAGGTGTTGGCGCGGCGCGGGGCGCCGGAGGTGCTCCTCGCTTTGAGCCGGGGAACCTCCCGCTTCTCCGACCTGGAGTCCTTCCTGGGCCTTTCCCCCCGCACCTTGGCGGAGCGGCTTCGCGAGCTCCACCTCTTGGGCTTCGTACAGCGGCAGGCCTACCCCGAGGTGCCCCCTCGGGTAGAATACCTCCTGACCCCGCGGGGCAAGCGGGTTTTGGAATTCTTAAGCGAATTGGATGGGATATTGGACATGGTGCAGGAGGGAAAGCGGTGA
- a CDS encoding acyl-CoA mutase large subunit family protein, translating to MEGLFESLPEGYRERLGRPGEYPFTRGIYPRMYLDRLWTMRQYAGFSTAEESNARYRYLLSQGQTGLSVAFDLPTQLGLDPDHPMSVGEVGRVGVSIATLEDMQKLFDGIPLDRVSTSMTINAPAMMLLALYLLVAEEQGVSWDKVSGTVQNDILKEYFARGTYIYPPGPSMRLVTDIFEFCARHVPRFNTISISGYHIREAGSTAAQEIAFTLADGKAYVKAALERGLKVDEFAPRLSFFFAAHGDIFEEAAKFRAARRLWARIMREEFGAKDPRSWMLRFHTQTGGSTLTAKEPLNNVVRTAYQALAAVLGGTQSLHTNAYDEALGLPTEKSALLALRTQQILAFESGVTRAIDPLGGSFYVEHLTDQLEAEAERLIREIDALGGAVAAVEAGYFSRAIEESAWQFQKEVEEGKRIIVGVNRFADPHSPLNEPTPVQRIDPELHEKRKRELAAFKARRDGESVRLGLENLRRAARGNENLFPYVLEAFRRRATLGEVCGVLREEWGEYQPGR from the coding sequence ATGGAAGGCCTCTTTGAGTCCCTACCCGAAGGCTACCGGGAACGGCTTGGTCGCCCGGGGGAGTACCCCTTCACCCGGGGCATCTACCCCCGGATGTACCTGGACAGGCTCTGGACCATGCGCCAGTATGCGGGCTTCTCCACCGCGGAGGAGTCCAACGCCCGCTACCGATACCTCCTTTCCCAAGGCCAGACGGGCCTAAGCGTGGCCTTTGACCTCCCCACCCAGCTGGGCCTGGATCCCGACCACCCCATGAGCGTGGGGGAGGTGGGCCGGGTGGGGGTGTCCATCGCCACCCTCGAGGACATGCAAAAGCTCTTTGACGGCATCCCCCTGGACCGGGTTTCCACCAGCATGACCATCAACGCCCCCGCCATGATGCTCCTGGCCCTCTACCTCCTGGTGGCGGAGGAGCAGGGGGTTTCCTGGGACAAGGTTTCCGGAACCGTCCAGAACGACATCCTCAAGGAATACTTCGCCCGGGGCACCTACATCTACCCTCCGGGCCCTTCCATGCGCCTGGTGACCGACATCTTTGAGTTCTGCGCCCGGCACGTCCCCCGCTTCAACACCATCTCCATCTCGGGCTACCACATCCGGGAGGCGGGCTCCACCGCCGCCCAGGAGATCGCCTTCACCCTGGCGGACGGCAAGGCCTACGTGAAGGCCGCCCTGGAACGGGGCCTTAAGGTGGACGAGTTCGCCCCCAGGCTTTCCTTCTTCTTCGCCGCCCATGGGGATATCTTTGAGGAAGCCGCCAAGTTCCGGGCCGCCAGGAGGCTTTGGGCCCGCATCATGCGGGAGGAGTTCGGAGCCAAGGACCCGAGGAGCTGGATGCTGCGCTTCCACACCCAAACGGGGGGCTCCACCCTCACCGCAAAGGAGCCCTTGAACAACGTGGTGCGCACCGCTTACCAGGCCCTGGCGGCGGTGCTGGGCGGCACCCAGAGCCTTCACACCAACGCCTACGACGAGGCCCTGGGCCTGCCCACGGAGAAAAGCGCCCTTCTCGCCCTGCGCACCCAGCAGATCCTGGCCTTTGAGAGCGGGGTCACCCGGGCCATAGACCCCCTGGGGGGAAGCTTCTACGTGGAGCACCTCACGGACCAGCTGGAGGCGGAAGCGGAAAGGCTCATCCGCGAGATCGACGCCCTGGGAGGTGCGGTGGCCGCGGTGGAGGCGGGGTATTTCAGCCGGGCCATAGAGGAGTCTGCCTGGCAGTTCCAGAAGGAGGTGGAGGAGGGCAAGCGGATCATCGTAGGGGTGAACCGCTTCGCGGATCCCCACAGCCCCCTGAACGAGCCCACCCCCGTGCAGCGCATAGACCCCGAGTTGCACGAGAAGCGCAAGCGGGAACTGGCCGCCTTCAAGGCCCGAAGGGATGGGGAAAGCGTCCGGCTGGGCCTGGAAAATCTGCGCCGGGCCGCTAGGGGTAACGAGAACCTTTTCCCCTACGTGCTGGAGGCCTTCCGCCGCCGGGCCACCCTGGGGGAGGTCTGCGGGGTGCTAAGGGAGGAGTGGGGGGAGTACCAGCCCGGGAGGTGA
- a CDS encoding nuclear transport factor 2 family protein, translating to MENEAQLWEFLERHLASIYQGDWATYEATTHPDLSLYEWFVAPHRLDGLAFHRFMIEHNWATSGRPHRLDLLERRLQRYGDVAIFTYTLLLTVAEEGGLRHRAVNESRVAVRFPQGWKVVHVHKSPAQ from the coding sequence ATGGAAAATGAGGCCCAGCTTTGGGAGTTCTTGGAAAGGCACCTGGCCAGCATCTACCAAGGGGACTGGGCCACCTACGAGGCCACCACCCACCCCGACCTTTCCCTTTACGAGTGGTTCGTGGCCCCCCACCGCCTGGACGGCCTTGCCTTCCACCGCTTCATGATCGAGCACAACTGGGCCACCTCAGGAAGACCCCACCGCCTGGACCTTTTGGAAAGGCGCCTGCAACGCTACGGGGACGTGGCCATCTTCACCTATACCCTGCTCCTCACCGTGGCGGAGGAGGGGGGGCTAAGGCACCGGGCGGTGAACGAAAGCCGGGTGGCGGTGCGCTTTCCCCAGGGCTGGAAGGTGGTGCACGTGCACAAGAGCCCGGCCCAGTAG
- the acs gene encoding acetate--CoA ligase, whose product MDRIEGVLKEERVFYPSEAFRQRAHIGSEEEYQRLYEESLKDPEGFWGRVASELHWFEPWQKVLEGELPHAKWFVGGKTNLSYNALDRHVHTWRRNKAALIWEGEPGEERVLTYHDLWREVQKFANVLKRLGVRKGDRVTIYLPMVPEAAIAMLACARIGAIHSVVFGGFSSGALAERIRDAEAKVLITADGGYRRGQIVPLKQNADEALKEVSTVEHVVVVRRTGEEIPWTPGRDHWWHELMEAASDRAEAEPMEAEEPLFILYTSGSTGKPKGVLHTLGGYMTYVYLTTKLVFDLKDEDVYWCTADVGWITGHSYVVYGPLLNGATTVMYEGAPNWPEPDRFWQIVDKYGVNILYTAPTAIRAFMKWGEGWPLRHRLDSLRLLGTVGEPINPEAWLWYYQVIGKGRCPIVDTWWQTETGGIMITTLPGAHPMKPGHAGKPFFGVKPEILDSQHKPVESPDEGGHLCITRPWPSMLRTVWGDPDRFLQQYFSQHPGNYFTGDGARRDKDGYYLILGRVDDVLNVAGHRLGTMEIESALVSHPAVAEAAVVGRPDPLKGEAIVAFVTLKEGHAPSEALRDELKAHVAKVIGPIARPDEVRFTDALPKTRSGKIMRRLLRQIAAGEQEIKGDTSTLEDRSVVERLRQGG is encoded by the coding sequence ATGGACCGGATCGAAGGCGTTCTCAAGGAGGAGCGGGTCTTTTACCCCAGCGAGGCCTTCCGGCAACGGGCCCACATCGGGAGCGAGGAGGAGTACCAGCGCCTCTATGAGGAAAGCTTAAAGGACCCCGAGGGCTTCTGGGGCCGGGTGGCCTCGGAGCTCCACTGGTTTGAACCCTGGCAAAAGGTCCTGGAAGGGGAGCTGCCCCACGCCAAGTGGTTCGTGGGGGGCAAGACCAACCTGTCCTACAACGCCCTGGACCGCCATGTGCACACCTGGCGGCGCAACAAGGCGGCCCTCATCTGGGAGGGGGAGCCGGGGGAGGAAAGGGTCTTAACCTACCACGACCTCTGGCGGGAGGTGCAGAAGTTTGCCAACGTCCTCAAGCGCCTGGGGGTGAGGAAGGGGGACCGGGTCACCATCTACCTGCCCATGGTTCCCGAGGCGGCCATCGCCATGCTGGCCTGTGCCCGCATCGGGGCCATCCACTCCGTGGTCTTCGGGGGCTTCTCCAGCGGGGCCTTGGCCGAGCGCATCCGGGACGCCGAGGCCAAGGTGCTCATCACCGCCGACGGGGGCTACCGCCGGGGCCAGATCGTGCCCCTGAAGCAGAACGCGGACGAGGCGCTAAAAGAGGTCTCCACCGTGGAGCACGTGGTGGTGGTGCGGCGCACCGGCGAGGAGATACCCTGGACCCCGGGCCGGGACCACTGGTGGCACGAGCTCATGGAAGCGGCCTCTGACCGGGCCGAGGCGGAGCCCATGGAGGCGGAGGAGCCCCTTTTCATCCTCTACACCTCGGGTTCCACGGGGAAGCCCAAGGGGGTCTTGCACACCCTGGGCGGGTACATGACCTACGTGTACCTCACCACCAAGCTGGTCTTTGACCTTAAGGACGAGGATGTCTACTGGTGCACCGCCGATGTGGGTTGGATCACCGGCCACTCCTACGTGGTTTACGGACCCCTTCTGAACGGGGCCACCACGGTGATGTACGAGGGGGCCCCCAACTGGCCCGAGCCCGACCGCTTCTGGCAGATCGTGGACAAGTACGGGGTAAACATCCTCTATACCGCCCCCACCGCCATCCGGGCCTTCATGAAGTGGGGGGAGGGCTGGCCCCTTAGGCACCGGCTGGATTCCCTGCGCCTTTTGGGCACCGTGGGGGAGCCCATCAATCCCGAGGCCTGGCTCTGGTACTACCAGGTGATCGGGAAGGGGCGTTGCCCCATCGTGGACACCTGGTGGCAGACGGAAACCGGGGGCATCATGATCACCACCCTCCCCGGGGCGCATCCCATGAAGCCCGGGCATGCGGGCAAACCCTTCTTCGGGGTGAAGCCGGAGATCCTGGACTCCCAGCACAAGCCGGTGGAGAGTCCCGACGAGGGTGGACACCTGTGCATTACCCGCCCCTGGCCCAGCATGCTCCGCACCGTCTGGGGGGATCCCGACCGCTTCCTGCAGCAGTACTTCAGCCAACACCCCGGCAACTACTTCACCGGGGATGGGGCTAGGCGGGATAAGGATGGGTATTACCTCATCCTGGGCCGGGTGGACGATGTCCTGAACGTGGCCGGGCACCGGCTCGGCACCATGGAGATCGAGTCCGCCCTGGTTTCCCACCCCGCGGTGGCCGAGGCGGCGGTGGTGGGCCGTCCCGACCCCTTGAAGGGCGAGGCCATCGTGGCCTTCGTGACCCTGAAGGAAGGGCATGCCCCTTCTGAGGCCTTGCGGGATGAGCTCAAGGCCCATGTGGCCAAGGTGATCGGGCCCATCGCCCGCCCGGACGAGGTACGCTTCACCGATGCCCTGCCCAAGACCCGCTCCGGCAAGATCATGCGCCGCCTCTTGAGGCAGATCGCCGCAGGGGAGCAGGAGATCAAGGGGGATACCTCCACCCTCGAGGACCGCTCGGTGGTGGAGCGCCTCAGGCAAGGGGGCTAA
- a CDS encoding AMP-binding protein: MARKRSLSTVQAALRILAYLAEHPEGVGVKEVARLLGKSLSTAYALLNSLAEEGFAVKTERGYRLGQAKPLRLETTPLEEALEELYLRTRERCYLALLTPEGIRLKTRGRQGQPHPLGDTLPEEVYALALGKVLLAYGALPLPALVPRTPYTLTDPLALEAELTRVRESGLAVEMEEYALGLSALAAPLFGPEGKLLGALGVVVPARRFPFAFSRLARSLSEVAQVSPYLKPPDPPSLPPPLEANLHVEAVTPPPPLREKANLREYAEAYRASLEDPEGFFGSFAREFHWETPWERVHDPATHTWFGGGRTNAAINALDRHLPEKAQQVALITLDGDGHLEKWTYRELLDLSRRLAGIFQALGVKQGDRVALYLPTGLEAALSLLALARIGVAHVALPVGLGPEALRERLLQSQARLLIAADAYFRRGQLIPLRPVVEAALSGLDLPVLWHTRGTTEFLERASEGKPAEAVPVPAEHPLFILHTSGSTGRPKGVVHGHGGYMVGVSWALRYLFDLKPGEVFHTTADLFWVVGHSFGLYAPLFLGGTSLMVEDRPDHPNPAAFYERLKRFGVDVLLTSPTVLRTLRRHGEARPTSLRLVGSVGEALAPEVWRWTRENLAWPLDNWWQTELGAPALATPLTLPAKPGFVGIPLPGVEARVVDGEGQVLPPGAKGHLVLLRAGPAHMVDLLGGESPWRCGLYWTGDLATWDEEGYFRILGRSEEVIKVGEARLGTAEVEAAALTHPQVAEAAAIGIPGEEGEEIVVFVVPKKEVPEELKALLAEKIKAHLLRHLGPVPPPRIVFVERLPRTRSGKILRRLLKAELLGLDPGDISALEEEYGSGKAS; encoded by the coding sequence ATGGCCAGGAAGAGGAGCCTTTCCACGGTCCAGGCGGCCTTGCGCATCCTGGCCTACCTGGCCGAGCACCCGGAAGGGGTGGGGGTGAAGGAGGTGGCCCGCCTTTTGGGGAAGAGTCTATCCACCGCCTACGCCCTTTTGAACAGCCTGGCAGAGGAAGGCTTCGCGGTGAAAACCGAACGGGGGTACCGCCTGGGCCAGGCCAAGCCCCTCCGGTTGGAGACCACGCCCCTCGAGGAGGCCCTGGAGGAACTCTACCTCCGCACCCGGGAACGGTGCTACCTGGCCCTCTTGACCCCCGAGGGGATCCGGCTCAAGACCCGGGGCCGGCAGGGCCAGCCCCATCCCCTGGGGGACACCCTGCCGGAGGAGGTCTACGCCCTGGCCCTGGGCAAGGTCCTCCTGGCCTACGGGGCCTTGCCCTTGCCCGCCCTGGTCCCCAGAACCCCCTACACCCTGACAGATCCCCTGGCCCTCGAGGCGGAGCTCACCCGGGTCCGGGAATCCGGGCTGGCGGTGGAGATGGAAGAGTACGCCCTGGGCCTATCCGCCCTGGCGGCTCCCCTTTTCGGCCCCGAGGGTAAGCTTTTGGGGGCCTTAGGGGTGGTGGTTCCCGCCAGGCGCTTCCCCTTTGCCTTCAGCCGCCTGGCCCGCTCCCTTTCCGAGGTGGCCCAGGTTTCCCCTTACCTCAAGCCTCCAGACCCCCCGTCCCTGCCCCCGCCCCTGGAGGCAAACCTCCACGTGGAAGCGGTAACACCCCCTCCCCCCTTGCGGGAAAAGGCCAACCTCAGGGAGTACGCGGAGGCCTATCGGGCAAGCCTCGAGGATCCCGAAGGCTTTTTCGGCAGCTTCGCCCGGGAGTTCCACTGGGAAACCCCTTGGGAAAGGGTCCACGATCCCGCCACCCACACCTGGTTCGGCGGAGGGCGCACCAATGCCGCCATAAACGCCTTGGACCGCCACCTGCCCGAGAAGGCCCAACAGGTGGCCCTCATCACCCTGGACGGGGATGGGCACTTGGAGAAGTGGACCTACCGGGAACTCCTGGACCTCTCCCGCCGCCTTGCCGGAATCTTCCAGGCCCTGGGGGTGAAGCAGGGAGACCGGGTGGCCCTCTACCTGCCCACGGGGCTGGAGGCCGCCTTGAGCCTCCTGGCCCTGGCGCGGATCGGGGTGGCCCATGTGGCCCTGCCCGTGGGCCTAGGCCCGGAAGCCTTAAGGGAGCGGCTTCTCCAGAGCCAAGCCCGCCTCCTGATCGCCGCCGACGCCTACTTCCGCCGGGGACAGCTCATTCCCTTAAGGCCGGTGGTGGAAGCCGCCCTCTCGGGCCTGGATCTCCCCGTGCTCTGGCACACCCGGGGCACCACGGAGTTCCTGGAAAGGGCCTCGGAGGGAAAGCCCGCGGAGGCCGTCCCCGTCCCCGCCGAGCACCCCCTTTTCATCCTCCACACCTCGGGCTCCACGGGCAGGCCCAAGGGCGTGGTCCACGGCCATGGGGGGTACATGGTGGGGGTCAGCTGGGCCCTCCGGTACCTCTTCGACCTCAAACCCGGAGAGGTCTTCCACACCACCGCCGACCTCTTCTGGGTGGTGGGCCACTCCTTCGGCCTTTACGCCCCGCTCTTCCTGGGGGGCACCAGCCTTATGGTGGAGGACCGGCCGGACCATCCCAACCCCGCCGCCTTCTACGAGCGGCTGAAGCGGTTTGGCGTGGACGTGCTCCTCACCTCCCCCACGGTGCTCCGCACCCTGCGCCGCCACGGGGAGGCCCGGCCCACCTCCTTGCGCCTGGTGGGGAGCGTGGGGGAGGCCCTGGCCCCCGAGGTGTGGCGTTGGACCCGGGAGAACCTAGCCTGGCCCCTGGACAACTGGTGGCAGACCGAGCTGGGAGCCCCGGCCCTGGCCACCCCCCTCACCCTCCCTGCCAAGCCGGGCTTCGTGGGCATTCCCTTGCCGGGGGTGGAGGCCCGGGTGGTGGACGGGGAAGGGCAGGTCCTACCCCCAGGGGCCAAGGGCCACCTGGTCCTCCTGAGGGCAGGGCCAGCCCACATGGTGGACCTCCTGGGGGGGGAAAGCCCCTGGCGGTGTGGCTTGTACTGGACGGGGGACCTCGCCACCTGGGACGAGGAGGGATACTTCCGCATCCTGGGCCGCTCCGAGGAGGTGATCAAGGTGGGGGAGGCCCGGCTCGGCACCGCCGAGGTGGAGGCGGCCGCCCTCACCCACCCCCAGGTGGCGGAGGCAGCCGCCATCGGGATCCCTGGGGAGGAGGGGGAGGAGATCGTGGTCTTCGTGGTACCCAAGAAGGAGGTGCCCGAGGAGCTCAAGGCTCTCCTGGCCGAGAAGATCAAGGCCCACCTCCTGCGGCACCTGGGGCCGGTGCCCCCACCCCGGATCGTCTTCGTGGAGCGCCTGCCCAGGACCCGTAGCGGCAAGATCCTAAGGAGGCTCTTAAAGGCGGAACTCCTGGGCTTAGACCCTGGAGACATTTCAGCCCTGGAGGAGGAGTATGGCAGTGGAAAAGCTTCTTAA
- a CDS encoding acetate--CoA ligase: MAVEKLLKAEERLWAPEEVRLRANLQNFSEVYRQSLEDPEGFWGEWARRFDWETPFHRVLEWNLPEHRWFLGGTTNAVYNALERNVERGLRNKVALLYLSEDGREEKLTYGELLDRVRRLATGLRRLGVQKGDRVVIYMPLTLEGILAMLATAYLGAIHSVVYAGLGVSALRERILDAGAKLLIAGDVSYRRGKGVDLRSLVEEAIKDLPLQVVWFQRAFQAELPQGHHDFQDLLWGNPPEARAEMVDAEHPLFILYTSGSTGKPKGVVHVHGGYMVGTTYHLRTFFDVKDDDLFWATSDIGWIVGHSYIVYAPLLEGITSVLREGAPDYPDPGAFWQVVERHRVNVMFTAPTAVRLFMKFGPEWPGKYDLSSLRLIAVAGEPLNPEALLWAYQHLADGGRRGFVADNWWQTELGGPTLGTPLVLPAKPGFAGVALPGVEAEVVDEEGKPVPPGQGGLLILKRPFPHMMRTVWGNHDRYLQYWREVPGNVYVAGDVASKDEEGYFSVLGRADDVLNVAGHRIGTADVESALVSHPAVAEAAVIGVPDPLKGEAIKAFVVLRLGQAPSEELKENLIAHVRRELGPIATPAEVVFLDKLPKTRSGKILRRLLKAQELGKDPGDLSTLEE, from the coding sequence ATGGCAGTGGAAAAGCTTCTTAAGGCGGAAGAGCGGCTTTGGGCCCCGGAGGAGGTACGCCTCAGGGCAAACCTCCAGAATTTTTCCGAGGTATACCGGCAAAGCCTCGAGGACCCCGAGGGCTTCTGGGGAGAATGGGCTAGGAGGTTTGACTGGGAGACGCCCTTCCATAGGGTGCTGGAGTGGAACCTCCCCGAGCACCGCTGGTTCTTGGGAGGCACCACCAACGCCGTCTACAACGCCCTGGAGCGCAACGTGGAAAGGGGACTGAGGAACAAGGTAGCCCTCCTCTACCTCTCCGAGGACGGCCGTGAGGAGAAGCTCACCTACGGGGAGCTCCTGGACCGGGTGCGCCGCCTGGCCACGGGGCTTAGGCGCCTGGGGGTGCAGAAGGGGGACCGGGTGGTCATCTACATGCCCTTGACCCTCGAGGGCATCCTGGCCATGCTGGCCACCGCCTACCTGGGGGCCATCCACAGCGTGGTCTACGCCGGCCTTGGGGTGAGCGCCCTGCGCGAGCGCATCCTGGACGCCGGGGCCAAGCTCCTCATCGCCGGGGACGTGAGCTACCGCAGGGGAAAGGGAGTGGACCTCCGCTCCCTGGTGGAGGAGGCCATCAAGGACCTGCCCCTTCAGGTGGTCTGGTTCCAAAGGGCCTTCCAGGCCGAGCTTCCCCAAGGCCACCACGACTTCCAGGACCTCCTTTGGGGAAACCCACCTGAGGCCCGGGCGGAGATGGTGGACGCGGAGCATCCCCTCTTCATCCTCTATACCTCCGGCTCCACGGGAAAACCCAAGGGGGTGGTACACGTCCACGGGGGATACATGGTGGGCACCACCTACCACCTGCGCACCTTCTTCGACGTGAAGGACGACGACCTCTTCTGGGCCACCAGCGATATCGGCTGGATCGTGGGCCATTCCTACATCGTCTACGCCCCCCTCCTGGAGGGGATCACCAGCGTCCTCCGGGAAGGAGCCCCCGACTACCCCGACCCCGGGGCCTTCTGGCAGGTGGTGGAGCGCCACCGGGTGAACGTGATGTTCACCGCCCCCACCGCGGTGCGCCTTTTCATGAAGTTCGGCCCCGAGTGGCCTGGGAAGTACGACCTTTCCTCCTTACGCCTCATCGCCGTGGCCGGGGAACCCTTAAACCCCGAGGCCCTGCTTTGGGCCTACCAGCACCTGGCGGATGGGGGACGGCGGGGCTTTGTGGCCGATAACTGGTGGCAGACGGAGCTGGGCGGGCCCACCCTGGGAACCCCCTTGGTGCTCCCCGCCAAGCCCGGCTTCGCCGGGGTGGCCCTTCCCGGGGTGGAAGCGGAGGTGGTGGACGAGGAGGGCAAGCCAGTCCCCCCAGGGCAAGGGGGGCTTCTCATCTTGAAGCGCCCCTTCCCCCACATGATGCGCACCGTCTGGGGTAACCACGACCGCTACCTCCAGTACTGGCGGGAGGTCCCGGGGAACGTGTACGTGGCCGGCGACGTGGCCAGCAAGGACGAGGAGGGTTACTTCAGCGTCCTAGGCCGGGCGGACGATGTCTTAAACGTGGCCGGGCACCGCATCGGCACCGCGGATGTGGAAAGCGCTTTGGTCTCCCACCCCGCGGTGGCCGAGGCGGCGGTGATCGGGGTGCCCGACCCCCTCAAGGGCGAGGCCATCAAGGCCTTCGTGGTGCTCCGGCTCGGCCAGGCCCCCTCGGAGGAGCTTAAGGAAAACCTCATCGCCCACGTGCGCCGGGAGCTGGGCCCCATCGCCACCCCTGCGGAGGTGGTCTTCCTGGATAAGCTTCCCAAGACCCGCTCCGGCAAGATCCTCCGCCGCCTCCTCAAGGCCCAGGAGCTGGGCAAGGACCCGGGGGACCTGTCCACGCTGGAGGAATAG
- a CDS encoding DUF4212 domain-containing protein: MSNLEGYWKANTSLIRNLLIVWALVSYVFGILLVEPLNGIRLGGLPLGFWFAQQGSIYVFVILIFYYAWKMDQLDRHYGVHE; this comes from the coding sequence ATGAGCAACCTGGAAGGGTACTGGAAGGCCAACACCTCACTCATACGAAACCTGCTCATCGTTTGGGCCCTGGTCTCGTACGTCTTCGGCATCCTCCTGGTGGAGCCCTTAAACGGCATCCGCCTAGGGGGCCTCCCCTTGGGCTTTTGGTTCGCCCAGCAGGGCAGCATTTACGTCTTCGTCATCCTCATCTTCTACTACGCTTGGAAGATGGACCAGCTGGACCGCCACTACGGCGTGCACGAGTAG